A window from Kribbella jejuensis encodes these proteins:
- a CDS encoding SLC13 family permease yields the protein MVERIAPVLVFLIAVTVIAELADQAKVFDVAAREAAHLARGRVWRLWLLVVALATGLTIVLSLDTCAVLLTPVVLSMARQLEIPPKLFAFTTVWLAGTASLLLPVSNLTNLLALHPFRELGVSYLSVSWRPAIAAIVITVAVLALLFHRDLPRRYVVPPTPGVDDKVLFWGATAVCLLLGPAFVSGVQVAWPASIGALVLVVLFAVRRRSALRWSLIPLKLVVTVVVLFTVVGFLSSHGLEDILRRVAGTTSELRLSATAAVGANLFDNLPAYLAMEPVASNSPHRMLALLIGVNCGCLLTLWGSLATLLWRARCDAARVDISWWSFLWRGLILTPLVVTGAVLALNG from the coding sequence TTGGTCGAGCGGATCGCGCCGGTCCTGGTGTTCCTGATCGCAGTGACCGTGATCGCGGAGCTGGCCGATCAGGCCAAGGTGTTCGACGTCGCAGCCCGGGAGGCGGCGCACCTGGCCCGCGGCCGGGTCTGGCGGCTGTGGCTGCTCGTCGTCGCGCTCGCCACCGGTCTCACGATCGTCCTGTCCCTGGACACGTGTGCCGTGCTGTTGACGCCTGTGGTCCTGTCGATGGCACGTCAGCTGGAGATCCCGCCGAAGCTCTTCGCGTTCACCACGGTCTGGCTGGCCGGCACGGCGTCCCTCCTGCTCCCCGTGTCCAACCTCACGAACCTGCTCGCGCTGCATCCGTTCCGTGAACTCGGTGTGAGCTACCTGTCCGTCAGCTGGCGCCCTGCGATCGCTGCAATCGTCATCACGGTGGCCGTGCTCGCCCTGCTGTTCCACCGTGACCTGCCACGGCGGTACGTCGTACCGCCGACGCCCGGTGTCGACGACAAGGTCCTGTTCTGGGGCGCGACCGCGGTGTGCCTGCTGCTGGGTCCGGCGTTCGTCTCCGGCGTACAGGTGGCGTGGCCGGCGAGCATCGGTGCGCTCGTGCTCGTCGTGTTGTTCGCCGTACGGCGTCGCAGCGCGCTGCGTTGGTCGCTGATTCCGCTGAAGCTCGTCGTGACGGTGGTTGTGCTGTTCACCGTCGTGGGCTTCCTGAGCTCGCACGGGCTCGAGGACATCCTCCGACGCGTCGCGGGGACCACGTCTGAGTTGCGGCTGAGTGCGACCGCCGCGGTCGGCGCGAACCTCTTCGACAACCTCCCGGCGTACCTGGCGATGGAGCCGGTCGCCTCCAACAGCCCGCACCGCATGCTCGCGCTGCTGATCGGCGTGAACTGCGGCTGCCTGCTGACGCTGTGGGGCTCGCTCGCCACCCTGCTCTGGCGGGCCAGGTGCGACGCCGCCCGAGTGGACATCTCCTGGTGGTCGTTCCTGTGGCGCGGACTGATCCTCACGCCACTCGTGGTGACCGGAGCCGTTCTCGCCCTGAATGGGTAA
- a CDS encoding AMP-binding protein gives MEQSTSEVTRQFRAARDFLVAHRDDYETAYRDFSWPRFERFNWARDWFDALAVEQPEVPALTIVEEDGEVTTRTYAEMAERSRQVAGWLTAAGLKPGDRVLIVLGNQVELWETMLGCIRAGAVMIPATTLLTEADLADRISRGHVRAVVTSGADAGRYAGIADHCIRVAVGEPAEGWLAYADSHIYEGPVPEVDTAADDSLLLYFTSGTTSQPKLVEHTHVSYPVGHLSTMYWIGLQPGDVHLNVSSPGWAKHSWSNVFAPWNAGATVFLYNYTRFDAAKMLDVLATYGVTTFCAPPTVWRMLIQADLSAVQVRIRECISAGEPLNPEVIDQVRHAWDITIRDGYGQTETTAQIGNPPGQPVKLGSMGRPLPGYSIALIDPATDEIGDDGEICIELAPAPVPLMRGYRDADELTAEVMRKGYYHTGDVASRDEDGYITYVGRSDDVFKASDYRISPFELESVLIEHPAVAEAAVVPSPDPVRLAVPKAYVVLAAGHEPSRELAGEILAFCREHLAPYKRIRRLEFAELPKTISGKIRRVELRADEAAKVESGNAGQTYDEADFK, from the coding sequence ATGGAGCAGAGCACCTCGGAGGTCACCCGGCAGTTTCGGGCGGCGCGGGACTTTCTCGTGGCGCACCGGGACGACTACGAGACGGCGTACCGGGACTTCAGTTGGCCGCGGTTCGAGCGGTTCAACTGGGCGCGGGACTGGTTCGACGCGCTCGCGGTGGAGCAGCCCGAGGTGCCCGCGCTGACCATCGTCGAGGAGGACGGCGAGGTCACCACGCGGACGTACGCCGAGATGGCCGAGCGCTCCCGTCAGGTCGCGGGCTGGCTGACCGCCGCGGGCCTGAAGCCGGGCGACCGCGTGCTGATCGTCCTCGGCAACCAGGTCGAGCTGTGGGAGACCATGCTCGGCTGCATCCGCGCCGGCGCGGTGATGATCCCCGCGACCACCCTGCTCACCGAAGCCGACCTAGCCGACCGGATCTCGCGCGGCCACGTGCGCGCCGTCGTCACCAGCGGCGCCGACGCCGGCAGGTACGCCGGCATCGCGGACCACTGCATCCGCGTCGCGGTCGGCGAACCCGCCGAGGGCTGGCTGGCCTACGCCGACTCGCACATCTACGAGGGCCCGGTCCCTGAGGTCGACACCGCGGCCGACGACTCGCTGCTGCTCTATTTCACCTCCGGGACGACGAGCCAGCCGAAGCTGGTCGAGCACACGCACGTCAGCTACCCGGTCGGGCACCTCTCGACGATGTACTGGATCGGTCTGCAGCCCGGTGACGTACACCTCAACGTCTCCTCCCCCGGCTGGGCCAAGCACTCGTGGAGCAACGTGTTCGCCCCGTGGAACGCCGGCGCGACCGTGTTCCTCTACAACTACACGCGCTTCGACGCCGCGAAGATGCTCGACGTACTGGCGACGTACGGCGTGACCACGTTCTGCGCACCGCCGACGGTCTGGCGGATGCTGATCCAGGCCGACCTGTCCGCGGTCCAAGTGCGGATCCGCGAGTGCATCTCGGCCGGCGAACCGCTCAACCCTGAGGTCATCGACCAGGTCCGGCACGCGTGGGACATCACGATCCGCGACGGCTACGGGCAGACCGAGACCACCGCGCAGATCGGGAACCCGCCCGGTCAGCCGGTCAAGCTCGGCTCGATGGGCCGGCCGCTGCCGGGGTACAGCATCGCGCTGATCGACCCGGCCACCGACGAGATCGGTGACGACGGCGAAATCTGCATCGAGCTCGCGCCGGCGCCGGTCCCGCTGATGCGCGGGTACCGCGACGCCGACGAGCTGACCGCCGAGGTGATGCGGAAGGGGTACTACCACACCGGCGACGTGGCCAGCCGCGACGAGGACGGCTACATCACGTACGTCGGGCGCTCGGACGACGTGTTCAAGGCCAGCGACTACCGGATCTCGCCGTTCGAGCTGGAGTCCGTGCTGATCGAACACCCGGCCGTGGCGGAAGCGGCGGTCGTACCGTCGCCCGATCCGGTGCGGCTCGCCGTACCGAAGGCGTACGTCGTACTGGCCGCCGGGCACGAGCCGTCGCGGGAGCTCGCCGGCGAGATCCTGGCGTTCTGCCGCGAGCACCTGGCGCCGTACAAACGGATCCGGCGGCTCGAGTTCGCCGAGCTGCCGAAGACGATCTCGGGGAAGATCCGCCGCGTCGAGCTGCGCGCCGACGAGGCGGCCAAGGTCGAGAGCGGGAATGCCGGGCAGACCTACGACGAAGCCGATTTCAAGTAG
- a CDS encoding ABC transporter permease — MSFHTGLGWAALVVLPLLIAIAVSASRYAGLRHDKGIVTAALRAVVQLAVVGAVVGVALQHTIGALAFVLLMFVVATVTSTRRLGQTAMIPGQWMYCAAAIGSGAFAVLLLLIVPGVVPRNPASILPMGGIIVGGAMTATTLAGRRVLSEYRNRYGEFEAGLSIGLMQPDAFKLVVGPVAGDALLPALDQTRTVGLVTLPGAFVGMVLGGASPVQAAALQLVVLIGLVAAEAIAILVVTELLSRAPLPDGRTVSP; from the coding sequence GTGTCGTTCCACACCGGACTGGGCTGGGCCGCGCTCGTCGTCCTGCCCTTACTGATCGCGATCGCCGTCAGCGCGTCCCGGTACGCCGGCCTCCGTCATGACAAGGGCATCGTCACGGCCGCGCTGCGGGCCGTCGTCCAGCTGGCTGTGGTCGGCGCCGTGGTCGGCGTCGCCCTGCAGCACACGATCGGCGCGCTGGCGTTCGTGCTGCTGATGTTCGTGGTCGCGACCGTGACGAGTACGCGGCGGCTCGGGCAGACGGCGATGATCCCGGGGCAGTGGATGTACTGCGCGGCGGCGATCGGCTCGGGCGCGTTCGCCGTACTGCTGCTGCTGATCGTGCCGGGTGTGGTGCCGCGCAACCCGGCGAGCATCCTGCCGATGGGCGGGATCATCGTCGGCGGTGCGATGACCGCGACCACGCTCGCCGGGCGGCGGGTTCTCAGCGAGTACCGGAACCGGTACGGCGAGTTCGAGGCCGGGCTGTCGATCGGGCTGATGCAGCCGGACGCTTTCAAGCTCGTCGTCGGACCGGTCGCCGGTGACGCGCTGTTGCCGGCCCTCGACCAGACCCGGACGGTCGGCCTCGTCACACTGCCCGGAGCCTTCGTCGGTATGGTCCTCGGCGGCGCCTCACCGGTCCAGGCCGCCGCGCTGCAACTCGTCGTACTGATCGGCCTGGTCGCGGCCGAGGCGATCGCGATCCTGGTCGTCACGGAGTTGCTGTCCCGCGCTCCACTTCCGGACGGGCGTACGGTGTCTCCATGA
- a CDS encoding DUF2630 family protein, translated as MSDDKGIFSRIDELVAEEHELRTKHAAGQIADADEHTRLRALEVELDQCWDLLRQRRAKREFGENPDDAQARSSDTVEGYLN; from the coding sequence ATGAGTGACGACAAGGGCATCTTCAGCCGCATTGACGAACTGGTGGCCGAGGAGCACGAGCTGCGGACCAAGCACGCGGCCGGGCAGATCGCTGACGCCGACGAGCACACCCGCCTCCGGGCTCTCGAGGTCGAGTTGGACCAGTGCTGGGACCTGCTGCGGCAGCGCCGCGCCAAGCGGGAGTTCGGCGAGAACCCGGACGACGCGCAGGCGCGCTCCTCCGACACCGTCGAGGGCTACCTCAACTGA
- a CDS encoding CoA-binding protein: MDEAIRKILAECETWAVVGLSNDTSRAAYGVARFLQGHGKRIVPVHPSAETVHGEQGYATLADIPFPVDCVDVFVRSELAGDIADQAVGINAKAVWFQLDVVDQDAYARTTAAGLTMVMDRCPAIEWGRLGPAS; encoded by the coding sequence ATGGACGAGGCGATCCGGAAGATCCTGGCCGAGTGCGAGACCTGGGCCGTGGTCGGCCTGTCGAACGACACGAGCCGGGCGGCGTACGGCGTTGCACGGTTCCTGCAGGGGCACGGGAAGCGGATCGTGCCCGTGCACCCGTCAGCGGAGACCGTGCACGGCGAGCAGGGGTACGCGACGCTCGCGGACATCCCGTTCCCGGTGGACTGCGTCGACGTGTTCGTACGGTCCGAGCTGGCCGGCGACATCGCGGACCAGGCGGTCGGGATCAACGCGAAGGCGGTGTGGTTCCAGCTCGACGTCGTCGATCAGGACGCCTACGCGCGGACGACGGCGGCGGGACTCACGATGGTGATGGACCGGTGCCCGGCGATCGAGTGGGGCCGTCTCGGCCCGGCCTCCTGA
- a CDS encoding response regulator transcription factor encodes MPTRRLSIVLAEDSLLLREGLASILDRAGHEVRDQVGDADTLLAVVRKDPPDVVITDVRMPPGHSDEGLRAAAAIRAERPTMGILVLSQYVADAYLSTLLETTTGGIGYLLKDRVGHVAEFLESLDRVAGGGTVVDPEVVRQLLARRRNDGPLSALTPRELEVLALMAEGRVNGAIAEQLVVSEAAVRKHVGNIFAKLQLDDGLDRRVSAVLTYLRG; translated from the coding sequence GTGCCGACTCGGCGACTGAGCATCGTGCTGGCCGAAGATTCGTTGCTGTTGCGAGAAGGCCTGGCCAGCATTCTCGATCGCGCCGGGCACGAGGTCCGCGACCAGGTCGGCGACGCGGACACGCTGCTCGCGGTCGTCCGCAAGGATCCGCCGGACGTGGTGATCACCGACGTACGGATGCCACCCGGGCACAGCGACGAGGGACTGCGCGCGGCGGCCGCGATCCGGGCCGAGCGGCCGACGATGGGGATCCTGGTGCTGTCGCAGTACGTCGCCGACGCGTACCTGTCGACGTTGCTCGAGACAACGACCGGCGGAATCGGGTACCTGCTGAAGGACCGGGTCGGCCACGTCGCCGAGTTCCTCGAGTCGCTCGACCGGGTCGCCGGCGGCGGTACTGTCGTCGACCCCGAGGTGGTCCGGCAACTCTTGGCCCGGCGGCGCAACGACGGCCCGTTGTCGGCGCTGACCCCGCGCGAGCTCGAGGTCCTCGCGCTGATGGCGGAGGGCCGGGTGAACGGCGCGATCGCGGAGCAGCTCGTGGTCAGCGAGGCCGCCGTCCGCAAACACGTCGGCAACATCTTCGCGAAGCTGCAACTGGACGACGGGCTCGACCGGCGCGTGTCCGCCGTACTGACATACCTGAGAGGTTAG
- a CDS encoding sensor histidine kinase, translated as MVEGVTTVWGALASPRYLVSSWPWRVYAYLLSSVPMGVLAIGVLVGLAGVSALLSPILIGILLLTAFPLLGAAIGYVERRRAGLMLVDGIPSPHAALPIGLPVRQRLAFRRREQASMRALGYSFVLGTFIWPLSALFGGISAMVLGITLATPFIAGDDTVMMWNWKLDSFGEGLLFLVAFGPPFYAVSSYLLGVIAGAEASLAKAMLGPRQEELQRNLAELRRSRLDLVDAFETERARIERHLHDGVQQRLVGLTMTLGLAELDLPEGEGRRLVVKAHTEAEAALADLRAAVRGIHPRVLVDHGLEAAIREVADRMPLPVTLNITIPYRLPGPIEAAAYFVVSEALANVAKHARASKCEVSGWVDRDRLVVTVQDDGGGGARLGAGTGLTGLVTRLDALGGTLDVDSPPGGPTRLRMECPCRLGD; from the coding sequence ATGGTGGAGGGAGTCACGACGGTTTGGGGAGCGCTGGCTTCGCCGCGGTACCTGGTTTCGTCGTGGCCGTGGCGGGTTTATGCGTATTTGTTGTCGTCGGTGCCCATGGGGGTGCTGGCGATCGGTGTGCTGGTGGGGCTTGCCGGGGTCAGTGCGTTGCTCAGTCCGATTCTGATCGGGATTCTGCTGCTCACCGCGTTTCCGCTCCTCGGTGCCGCGATCGGGTACGTCGAACGCCGCCGGGCGGGGCTGATGCTCGTCGACGGGATCCCGAGTCCGCACGCCGCCTTGCCGATCGGGCTTCCGGTCAGACAGAGGTTGGCGTTCCGGCGGCGGGAGCAGGCGTCGATGCGGGCGCTGGGGTACAGCTTCGTGCTCGGGACCTTCATCTGGCCGTTGAGCGCGTTGTTCGGCGGTATCAGCGCGATGGTCCTCGGGATCACGCTCGCGACGCCGTTCATCGCGGGCGACGACACGGTGATGATGTGGAACTGGAAGCTGGACTCGTTCGGTGAAGGGCTGTTGTTCCTCGTCGCGTTCGGGCCGCCGTTCTACGCGGTCAGCTCGTACCTGCTCGGCGTGATCGCCGGTGCCGAGGCGTCGCTGGCGAAGGCGATGCTCGGTCCGCGGCAGGAGGAATTGCAGCGCAACCTGGCCGAGCTACGACGTTCGCGGCTCGATCTGGTCGATGCGTTCGAGACGGAGCGGGCGCGGATCGAGCGGCACCTGCACGACGGCGTACAGCAGCGGTTGGTCGGGTTGACGATGACGCTCGGGCTGGCCGAGCTGGATCTGCCCGAGGGGGAGGGCCGCCGGCTGGTCGTGAAGGCGCATACCGAGGCGGAGGCGGCGTTGGCCGATCTGCGGGCTGCCGTACGCGGAATCCACCCGCGTGTACTGGTCGACCACGGACTCGAGGCCGCGATCCGCGAGGTGGCGGACCGGATGCCGCTCCCGGTGACGCTCAACATCACCATTCCGTACCGCTTGCCAGGACCGATCGAGGCGGCGGCGTACTTCGTGGTCAGCGAGGCGCTCGCGAACGTCGCCAAGCACGCGCGGGCGTCCAAGTGCGAGGTCTCGGGCTGGGTAGACCGGGATCGGCTCGTGGTCACGGTGCAGGACGACGGCGGCGGCGGTGCGAGACTCGGTGCGGGGACCGGGCTGACCGGCCTGGTGACCAGGCTGGACGCGTTGGGCGGCACACTCGACGTCGACAGCCCACCCGGTGGACCGACGCGATTGAGGATGGAGTGCCCGTGCCGACTCGGCGACTGA
- a CDS encoding ABC transporter ATP-binding protein → MTATAPMYSSVVPVEPPALVLDGITKTYRSKAGAVDALRGVTYHFARGSFTAVMGPSGSGKSTLLQCAAGLDQPTAGSVVLNGVTLGTLNEVELTKLRRGEMGFVFQAYNLLPSLTVYDNVALPLRLTGRRPGRGDVLRVLEQVGLDGKAKRRPAELSGGQQQRVAIARALITRPSVFFADEPTGALDSGTSRQILGLLREATDRARQTVVMVTHDPVAAAYAERVLFLSDGLLAGHLDRATPAQIAAAMSELER, encoded by the coding sequence ATGACCGCTACTGCGCCGATGTACTCCTCCGTCGTACCTGTTGAACCGCCGGCTCTGGTGTTGGACGGGATCACCAAGACCTATCGCTCCAAGGCTGGGGCGGTTGATGCGTTGCGTGGGGTTACGTACCACTTCGCGCGCGGGTCCTTCACCGCGGTGATGGGGCCGTCCGGGTCTGGCAAGTCGACGTTGCTGCAGTGTGCGGCGGGGCTTGATCAGCCGACGGCCGGAAGCGTCGTGCTCAATGGGGTCACGTTGGGGACGTTGAACGAGGTTGAGCTCACGAAGCTCCGGCGGGGCGAGATGGGATTTGTGTTCCAGGCGTACAACTTGCTGCCGTCGTTGACCGTGTACGACAACGTCGCGCTCCCCCTGCGCCTGACGGGACGGCGGCCGGGGCGCGGCGACGTACTGCGGGTGCTGGAGCAGGTCGGGCTGGACGGGAAGGCGAAGCGACGGCCGGCGGAGTTGTCGGGTGGGCAGCAGCAGCGGGTTGCCATCGCGCGGGCGTTGATCACCCGGCCGTCGGTGTTCTTCGCGGACGAGCCGACCGGGGCGCTGGACAGCGGTACCAGTCGGCAGATCCTCGGGCTGTTGCGCGAGGCAACCGATCGCGCCAGGCAGACCGTGGTGATGGTCACCCACGACCCGGTCGCGGCGGCGTATGCCGAGCGCGTCTTGTTCCTCTCCGACGGTCTACTCGCCGGCCACCTCGACCGCGCCACCCCAGCCCAGATCGCCGCAGCGATGAGCGAGTTGGAACGCTGA
- a CDS encoding FtsX-like permease family protein gives MFYLSRQTVGRHRALYAGAFVALAVGVFMLGLAATATAATIAYHLPASATIAVTTLGGADTSAQHVRVALAGADVSGLQTVLSMVGVICGFITIFVIASTFAFAVASRRRELGLLRLIGATPRQVRRMILGEALVVALAASITGAVAAQLATPLLLRKASYTDLAPVKLEPASPWVPLAIAVGAGMLVAMLGARSAARRAGKVAPVDALREAELEPPRIGAVRIVFGLLFLGGALTMLALIRPSSGDGAVPLAMFTPMVIVIALTLLAPLVVPVITRLWAAPVVAWTHISGRLARSNVVASPRRSASLAAPILAISAIAGSMVLSLSFAADSSAAAIRDAVRAPIVVTGPVPAESPGLKAVDAGLPTQLVRVAEDYAELEDAEGIDPKVAVETRDLSTIAGDLSNLNGNTVAISKEMAGMEHYRVGDEIPVVFVDRVPAKLRVVAILKDAFGVNPSFLIPLDVARRHAPDAKVERSFVLPADGVSPEDLVKRLPNAQLATDWEADQAKGLRKGNQLGLVMLLGPAALYSAIAIVNTLLMSSLQRRHEFVTSRLLGATGAQLSRMVLWESSLVGAVALSLGTATTITVGVLLRHAMTSGLTDVPMTVPWGILLGIGGICLTLAVGSALAPTAYLLRVAGREIAGHQGE, from the coding sequence ATGTTTTATCTGAGTCGGCAGACGGTTGGGCGGCATCGGGCGTTGTATGCGGGGGCCTTTGTTGCGTTGGCGGTCGGGGTGTTCATGTTGGGGTTGGCGGCGACCGCGACGGCGGCGACGATCGCGTACCACCTGCCGGCGTCGGCGACGATCGCGGTGACCACGCTCGGGGGCGCGGACACCTCGGCGCAGCACGTACGGGTTGCGTTGGCCGGTGCGGATGTCTCCGGGTTGCAGACCGTGTTGAGCATGGTTGGGGTGATCTGTGGGTTCATCACGATCTTTGTGATCGCCAGTACGTTCGCCTTCGCGGTTGCGTCGCGGCGGCGGGAACTCGGGTTGTTGCGGCTGATCGGGGCGACGCCGCGGCAGGTTCGGCGGATGATTCTCGGTGAGGCTTTGGTCGTGGCGTTGGCTGCGTCGATCACCGGAGCGGTTGCTGCGCAGCTCGCTACTCCGCTGTTGCTGCGTAAGGCGTCGTACACGGACCTTGCGCCGGTGAAGCTCGAGCCGGCGTCGCCGTGGGTACCGCTGGCGATCGCGGTTGGCGCGGGGATGCTGGTCGCGATGCTCGGTGCTCGGTCGGCGGCTCGGCGGGCGGGGAAGGTCGCGCCGGTCGACGCGCTGCGGGAGGCCGAGCTGGAGCCGCCGCGGATCGGGGCGGTACGGATCGTGTTCGGGCTGCTGTTCCTGGGTGGGGCGTTGACGATGCTGGCGCTGATCCGTCCCTCGTCGGGTGACGGCGCGGTACCGCTCGCGATGTTCACGCCGATGGTGATTGTGATCGCGCTGACGTTGCTGGCGCCTCTCGTCGTACCGGTGATCACCAGGCTGTGGGCGGCGCCGGTGGTCGCGTGGACGCACATCTCGGGGCGGTTGGCTCGGAGCAATGTGGTCGCATCCCCGCGTCGTAGTGCGTCCCTCGCGGCGCCGATTCTGGCGATCTCGGCAATTGCCGGGTCGATGGTGCTGAGCCTGAGCTTTGCGGCGGACAGTTCGGCGGCCGCGATCCGGGATGCCGTACGTGCGCCGATTGTCGTCACCGGACCGGTACCCGCTGAGAGCCCAGGACTGAAGGCGGTAGACGCAGGATTACCTACCCAGCTGGTGCGGGTGGCGGAGGATTACGCGGAGCTGGAGGATGCCGAGGGGATCGATCCAAAGGTCGCCGTCGAGACGCGGGATCTCAGCACGATCGCCGGAGACCTCAGCAACCTCAACGGAAACACTGTTGCTATCAGCAAGGAAATGGCCGGGATGGAGCACTACCGGGTGGGTGACGAGATTCCGGTGGTGTTCGTGGACCGCGTACCGGCCAAGTTGCGGGTGGTGGCGATTCTGAAGGACGCGTTCGGGGTCAACCCGTCGTTCCTGATCCCGCTCGACGTCGCCCGCCGGCACGCGCCGGATGCCAAGGTCGAGCGCAGTTTCGTTCTCCCGGCGGACGGCGTCAGCCCGGAGGACCTCGTGAAGCGCTTGCCGAACGCCCAGCTTGCCACAGACTGGGAAGCCGACCAGGCCAAGGGTCTCCGCAAGGGCAACCAGCTCGGGCTGGTGATGCTGCTCGGTCCGGCCGCGCTCTACAGTGCGATCGCGATCGTGAACACTCTGCTGATGAGCAGCCTGCAGCGCCGCCACGAGTTCGTCACCTCGCGGCTACTCGGCGCGACCGGCGCACAGCTGAGCCGGATGGTGTTGTGGGAGTCTTCCCTGGTCGGCGCAGTAGCTCTCAGTCTCGGTACGGCGACCACGATCACCGTCGGTGTCCTCCTCAGGCACGCGATGACGTCCGGGCTGACCGACGTACCGATGACGGTCCCGTGGGGCATCCTGCTGGGTATCGGCGGAATCTGTCTGACGCTGGCGGTAGGGTCCGCTCTGGCCCCGACTGCGTACCTTCTGCGGGTCGCGGGCCGGGAAATCGCGGGTCACCAGGGAGAATAG